A stretch of DNA from Polyodon spathula isolate WHYD16114869_AA chromosome 4, ASM1765450v1, whole genome shotgun sequence:
CAAgtaattgttgtatttttaaaggcaaacacacacacacatacatacatgcatacatacatatatatatatatatatatatatatatatatatatatatatatatatatatatatatatatatatatatatatatataaattgaactAGGCACTTGATCCTGTGAGTTTCAAATGTATTTGGGTAACGTATGGCAACCTGAATGACCCATCGCCCACTAgtctaaaatacaaatattttatctGGTGAAATTCCAACATCTTACAATCAAAAAGAACCGGGATACGGATTTAAACTTTGATCTCTAAACTTCCTCTGTTCTTTTTCTTTATCAGAAGTGTGCTATACAGCTACGCAGGGCATATTTTTCAAAGCGTTAGATAACAAGTGTATATTTGacaaaataggaaacaaacaaCTAAGTTCTATAATTCAAGGACTCCTATGCACGTTCTAGTTGTTTGATTTTGTAACACTGATTATACACTAACACGTGTGAcactttttgtatatatatatatatatatatatatatatatatatatataataatatataatatatatatatatatatatatatctatatatatatatcaaagcaaACTGTCTTGCTGTTGTGGCACAACTTTCCATAGCCAgcaaagaaatttaaaaagaggAGACCTGGCTGCAGTGAATAAAAATCTCCACAATTATATTATGTGCAAATTCCATATTTGAAATAGTAGGCTACTTGGGTTTTTCGTCAGGGAAATACAAAGTACAGTAGGCTACTGTACACCTTTGTTTTCATCAAATGGTAGGCTacgttatatattatttataatattaaaacattccaccttttaaatgtgttttactgtgGGCTGTAAATCATTTAACTCGTTAGTTTATAGTCAGGCTGCGTGTCCGTAGCACATTCTCTCGGTAGAGACACAAACAGAGCAATGAACATCCTTGCTGATAGGTATATTATAGAATGAGGTGACACGCTCAGTTAAGCTATTTCAATTTGGTTTCTCGGTGTTaaagtatataaaacacacagtttACCGTTTTATCAATAGAACAATATAGGCTTAACAGTTGATATGGAAGCTCGCAATTGTTTTCTGGTCTTCTAACAGACAAGAATGTAGACGTATGACAAAGGCTTACTCATCAgactttattattttacaattgttttaacTTTCTGCCGACTGGGACAATTGTCGATGGCATTCTACAAATATTATAATAGTCTGTGGCTAACCCCACAATGAGTCATAATGTGAAAAACAATcaaatctgcttttaaaataaaactgggcttATATCAAGGGTGCAGACAGTATCTGTTAAAATAACCATAGTCTTGAACCTcaatgttgtaaaacaaaacgATTCCCATTAAGATTTGTATTGTCCTAAACACACATCATTGTTATTTGTAGCCCATCGTGTTGAGCTTTtgataaattgttttattaatatggtATAACGTTCCCAAGTTAATCACTGAGTCCCGACCAAGTTCAGCAGTCTTGCATAGAAAAGCTCGACGAGCTTGAATTTTGTAAATTTAGAAATGTgagcacattcattttaatacatttcgaAGACTAGTGCTTTGTCTCTTGCAAACGCTCCCTCTGCTGTTGAAGACGTGTAACAGGTAAGTTTTACCGAAACTTGACTCTGGTGAAGCCCAGCCTTTATCCGTCAGTCTGCGTCTCCATCTCTCTGAAGTCCTGGTGAGATTTGCTTATTCTTATCTCAGTCTGCACGTTGCCTGATGGTGACTAATAAGAAATTACATCGTCCCATAACAAACCAGAAGTAAACGCTATTTACACGCGTCTTGGGGGATTCAATATAAAAAGGAGAGCTTGCAGAACTAGACTCACTCTCAACACTTCAACTGGATTACCGACACACTCATTGAAGCATTACTGATCTTGAAGCACagaaccaatgttttttttttcttttttctttttctgatctGACTTAattcaaagacttttttttaacatttgaagaattttaatttattacaaaatgGAATTACGTGTGTTTTTTTCACTGATATTTGTGATCTATTCTGGACTTTTAGATACAGGTTTGTTTAACTTATTAACTTTATTTCTTAACTGGAGAACAGggaatacttaaaaataaattgaaaatattctgtttagctttttttgagaaaaaactttttgtttgatctatctatctatcttctgTTTATCTGtcatctagatagatagatagagatagatcaAACGAAAAGTTTAGATgataacaattgttttaaaaaattgaatgtCGTATTGAAAGCTAGTTAAGGTGCATACCAATCTGTTTAAGGGCACACGTTTTAATTAATCAAATAGCTGACGTTGGATAATGTCAAGAGCAATATATCACAAAGTTAACCCATAAAGTTGTAATTATAAAACATATCGCATTTGTATCGGTCATATATTGGCTTTGTGATTATTGATTAGATTGTATATGCCAGGTTTTCCACAAAGAATCAAACTTAAAGCTTAATGAAAGCTCatggaatattatttattttttcaaatgcccTTCTTCCCCCACTTTCTATTGAAAGCAAGATTGTTTCAATACCAATATACTCTGGTGCTATCAATTTTCTTATTTTGCATTTCGGTTGGTATAATCTTCTATCATAAGTTCTTTCGCgtttcatacattttttccacatttatttattgttttacacataatatcttttttaaaaaaagccataAAGTTTAATGTATTTCCTTAAATTGAGTATCGTGTTATTTTGGGAGCCAGGACCAGCTGGTCAGACAGAAACACAATAGTAGGAGCAATAGATCATGTCTTCTTTCGGACATTTCTCATACTGTGTTCAAAgttgtattgtgtatatatatatactgtgttcaaagttgtatatgtgtgtgtgtgtgtgtgtgtgtggtgtgtgtatatatatatatatatatatatatatatatatatatatatatataactatatacatagtatgagatatatatatatatatatatatatatatatatatatatatatatatatatatatatatatatataatatagcaacCTAGGATCGAATTTGTGAATATTAACACGGATATTTGAACTACATAGCCTAGTGGTTTGATAcgttaaaacatttattaaaagtacTGTGAAATGGTTTGACGAGCACACAGACGCTCCGAGCTCAGGTTTTGATAGATCTTACAGTCAACGCATTTTAGTGgttaaagttaataaaacaatataacgtCTTCAGCTATGGGCAGTCTTGACATACAATGAGGATTATGGTGCACTTGTATACATTACAAAGTTTCAAAAGCGAGCCTTCCCGTTGACTTTGgtatttctttaattattattttgctaaTTAATTTACCATTTCTTGCATTTCCAGTTGCCTCGGTTGTCTCCATCTCCGAGTTCCCGACCGTTTCCAGTGCCCCCTTGCGGCGTGTCAGGTCAAAACGCTGCTCCTGCTCTTCATTCTTAGACAAGGAGTGTGTTTACTTTTGTCACCTAGACATCATCTGGATCAACACCCCAGAGTGAGTGTCCAATAAATTAATGTTTTCTAGGTTTGGGGGAGTACAGATGCTGTAGAAAATAAACATCAAAGTAGGctcatatacttaaaaaaatgaataccttAAAAGGAAAATATCGGCAACGGTTGTAATGCCACATGTTCTTGTTTGCTTACCCAAAAGCACACGTTGTTAACCGTGTCATGATAaaagcttagttataaaaataagttttaaataatCTGTGACGTATATTGGATATTGTTTCAATAGCcctcatttgtcttttttttttatcaagcttTATCGCTTTACAATATACACTCTTATTGACAGACTGAAACTTGGCAATATAAGTCAGTTCAGCAGAAGCAAATATTTGTTATCTTTAATTGCGTATATACACAGTGGTTTGTACATGCCCAATCACTTGATCACATTTCCAAAGAAACAGGGAATGCCAAGAAGCGATATTAATAGATTCAGCAACCTAACcatttgttttctgcaatacAGGACCATGTACTGTAAGGAGCCACTAGATTATGTTTCCCCTTTACTTAAAACGTGAATAACTAAACACGTGTGTTGTCTTTGCAGACGAACTGTATCCTATGGACTTGGAAGCCCTCCAAGAAGAAAGCGATCGCTTCAGGAATCTGTTTTGGGCACGCTGTTAGATACACGCCCGAGGTGCAAATGCTCAAATATGAAGGACAAAAAGTGTTTGGATTTATGTCAGCCTGAAACAGACTtaaggtattttattttcttctgttattTACCAAatcaatgaaagtaaaaaaagaaaaagtaaacataTTAAGTACATACCTGTACGATATACAAATGTAGCCCTATATACATTACCAGAgggtagaattattattattattatttattattattattattattattattattattacaaaaaaagggggggggggtgttttctGAACACAATCCTATATATTTTTAGAGTCAGAACAGTTTGTAAAATTACTTCTTGAAGGCAGTTTTATGGCCTTTAAAGTTTCTTTGAACttattctctctttctctgttgTTATCTTTAGAACGCCACCCCCACAAGAAAAACTGGAAAACGTCCAAGAAAATAACATGGATTGTACAGGAAAGCAATGCATATACAAACTGGCAGCCAACAACAGGAACATTAAAAGGTATTAAGATCTAACATTAGAACACCACCGATCCAGACATCTACAAGATGCAATTGTAAAGAAAACTCATCCATAAATGTACGATGCAGCATTgcataagaaaaacaacattacttTAGCAAAAAGTGCCTTGAATTGACATAAATAGCTGCaggtttataaaactgaaaccGGAGATGAGCAGCCTGTACTATTctgtgtttataaaaacaaacaaaaaaaacccaaaaaaccctaTGAATTACAGAGCTATAGTCACAAAACTCTTTTTCAAACCCTATATTTGAACTGCTTGTTATCATGTACACCCCATTAGCTGAAGGATTCGTTTCTTTAGTAGTACTCTGTGGTACCTCAGATATAAGCCCACCCCATCTTTTACTAGTGAGGCCTATTGAGGATCTACAAAAGAGGAATcagaaatcaaacaaacaaaggcAAGGTTCAGAGCTACGAACAGTGTCGTATCTGAGCCGTATATCAGATAAAAGCAACTAGTAAACATTAGTAAACATTTTCTTAGGTTAGAAAgggttttaaaacacaatatttccCAAAATATCTTTTGAAAAAAGCTGAAAATGCCACCATGAATTAATAATCCATCAAATGAAAGTTTCCATCAAGAGAAATTACTACATGCTGTATTTTACAGATATCATTTGATGTTTTTGATAACACAACCGTTATCATTGTTTAACTAATGTCACCTTTTTATTATCCGTGCAGGTTAAAGTACAGAAGCCACAGCAGCACCCTGGCATTGATTGCGAATTCCAAACTGAAAACCAGGCTTTTATTAGAGAAGTGGAGTAAAGGCTGGAGTAACAGGTCTAAAATATGGGACAGCCTGATGGCAGCCTCCTAAAACCACTGGGACAGCCAAATCTGGAGAGCTTGTTTTAGGCATAGCAGAGAAGCTTGCTGGTATAGCTCTAAGTCGGAACAGACTAGCCTTCCGTTCAGGCAAGAGACCATGGataattgtttaatatttctgtaGCAGAAGGATATATGACAGGAGCATCTTGCCAACATCCTGTGGAAACGGATTGGAGTGCTAAATCTGCACCGGGTGTGAGATGGACTAGGGGAAATCCCTctaaaagatattgctgcttgaGGAGTGTTAGTAAAAGCGAGAACCTTTTTGCAGATACGCTGAACTAGAATGTTATAATCAGGCATCTAACGCTTGGTGGCTTTTCAGTGTGCACACTTTACCAGAATCGATGGATGTGAACTGAGTACTGGAGGCACAACCTCTTTTGCACCAAATGAAGAATCTGCTAAATGCGTGACATTCCTGATCAGACATTTTCCAAATGACATGCCTACCTCTTTCACACTTGTCTATGCAGTGTGCCCCTGCCTGCAATGTGTTTTGGCTGCTTCTGTCGGAACTTTCCTTCACCATGCAGTTTATTGACAAATCCATGCGTTTGAAAACAGTATTAGTACTCATACTGGAGAATACATTGGACCTAAGTAACTAACATTCTGTGTGTTCTAAATAATGACTAAAAGTCACAGTGAGTGTTTACATTGTTTGGTTCAACTAAGAGCAGCACATTGATCTTACTGGGCTTGGACAAGAACATTGAAGCACATGCAGTATGCAAACATGACTGATATTCATTAAGAACTCTCAAAAGTCATGCCTCTAGGGCCAGTCTGgagaattagttttgtttttccacGCCCAGCTTTCCTGAATGAATCATGTCCAGAACACTCTGTAGGCCTTGTAACCTGCTGTTCATGCTGTCCATGATGTTATGTtatatattccatttttttttggtcCAACCCCTGTATGTGCCTTGCTGTTCCAGGATGAATACCCATTGTTAACAAACAATGCATGGACACGTTTCAGTCCTTAAATAAACCTTACAAGtttgtttgttaactgttttatAAAACGAACCAATCCATTTGTACTTATACAAAAAATGGAGAAGATTGTGATCACTGTCACAAAGTAGAGTGTAACTGGCAGATCtaaacactgacataaacacttCAGTGTTAATCCAGCTGGGATGACATATTAACATTactacaaacaattaaaaaaaaaaatacaatgaaatgagAGCCACAGAAAACCAGGTTTTAAAACATTAGGGTGGTGTTAAAATCTGCCATTGTTTGGAGCAATAAAATAGACCCTGTCTTATTCAAGAGAGGCTTTTAATGCAACTAGCTTAGCTAGCTAACCATTGTCTTGCTAAAAAtgttgtgtatattttatataaatatttaaattaaaattggtcacagtattttattgaaatatatatggCTCTTAATATGATTTAACCAtgttaaatatgtgtttaatacAGGCCATATTGGTCTATGATCATGCTGTATGTAATATCTTTatgaaaagttttgaaatgttgttGTACCCAGAGGGGAAAAACCCTTTTGGAAATAAATATGATATAAACTACACATTTCTTGGAacttctgtttcagtcattacTGAGAGGAAACAATCCTGCTCGTAGATAATGTCAGCACTTCCaatccaggtctttgttccaaccaagtcCATAAGTATATAAATGAAACTAATTAATTCCCTGACCAGGCTCTAAAGCACTTAATGATTTAATTATACCAACTAACCCTGGAATGGAATGGCACTGCAGGAGCAGAGCTGCCTACAGCCCCTGTCAAGACCACACCTTTTTTGTACATGTTTGCATTACAAATAGCAGCAGAGCAGGCAGATGAAGACAGGCTTTGCATGCTTAACCTATAACTCATGCTGGCAGAAACTTTGATCTTTTCCTCTCTGTGGGGTCATTACCAGTGACCCTTTGATTCCATGACCTCGGTCAGGTGTGAAACAACCTCATTAAAGTTCTTTCAGTCTTTGTTGTCTAGCAAGGGCTGCTGCCTGGAAAACATACCGGCCAATGACCTGTGACACTTGGTCtgctacaaaatgaaaacatgacaCATGAGTCTGCAGACTTAAAAGTTAAGTCCCAGGGTCTGTGCAGAGCTGAAAGGAATTTTAGTTAAAGTATCCTTTCTATGTGAGAAAATGAACACAGCATTTAgactgca
This window harbors:
- the LOC121314864 gene encoding endothelin-1-like, coding for MELRVFFSLIFVIYSGLLDTVASVVSISEFPTVSSAPLRRVRSKRCSCSSFLDKECVYFCHLDIIWINTPERTVSYGLGSPPRRKRSLQESVLGTLLDTRPRCKCSNMKDKKCLDLCQPETDLRTPPPQEKLENVQENNMDCTGKQCIYKLAANNRNIKRLKYRSHSSTLALIANSKLKTRLLLEKWSKGWSNRSKIWDSLMAAS